The proteins below are encoded in one region of Oncorhynchus tshawytscha isolate Ot180627B linkage group LG04, Otsh_v2.0, whole genome shotgun sequence:
- the LOC112249487 gene encoding sphingomyelin phosphodiesterase 4-like, translated as MSSSDHLKTDWTIKSLPQQCTEMTKDIDDKPVKELCVIFPWMVERVVGSLDGSTVGWSLSSLQAHSSDYSNVLEFLQPSGPMLKLVYKLQAEDYNFEIQVANLPGVISNSRIFLNKLPSQNHQRLSLSILFYNV; from the exons ATGTCCTCTTCG GATCATCTGAAGACAGATTGGACAATCAAGTCACTCCCACAGCAATGCACAGAGATGACAAAAGACATTGATGATAAACCTGTCAAG GAGCTATGTGTTATATTCCCCTGGATGGTGGAGAGGGTTGTTGGCAGCCTGGATGGCAGCACTGTTGGTTGGAGTCTTTCTTCTCTGCAAGCCCACAGCAGTGACTACAGCAATGTACTGGAGTTCCTACAACCAAG TGGCCCAATGCTGAAACTTGTTTATAAACTTCAAGCTGAAGACTACAACTTTGAGATCCAAGTCGCCAATTTACCT GGGGTCATTTCAAATAGCCGGATTTTCCTCAATAAATTACCCTCTCAGAATCATCAGAGATTGTCACTCAGTATCCTTTTTTACAATGTTTGA